From the genome of Sinanaerobacter sp. ZZT-01:
TTGCAAACGGGTATTTCTTGGATTTTGAAGGAGCCGAGTTAAACCTGGCTGTACCATTTTATGTCCTAGGGCTGGCACCCAATGCAGCGCGTTTGTCAGTACGCTTTTTTATAAGAGACAGCTTTGGAACCTTGCTTTGTCACTTGAAGGAGCATTACCAGCGCTTAGAAATCATAAGACCAGAATATGACAGCAGGGAGTACTTATCCGTTTGGAATCTGCTTCAGGAGACAGTCAATAAAAATTCAAGAGAAAAAACCCCTTCTCCTGTTATGGCCGGTGCCGTGCTGCGGGCAATCCTTAACGGAGGGGTCTATCCAAGAAGCCTACTGAATGCGGTGATGATGCGTATCCGTGCCGATCAGGATGATACAGACAGGAGAATAAAAAAAATTACAAGAGGAAGAGCAGCAATTATAAAGGCGTATTTAATGCGAAACAGTGCAGATCAATTAATGAAGGAGGTACTTACCGTGGGGTTGAATGAATCCAGCAAATACTTGCCTTATGTGTTAGGCAGATTATTTTCAGTATTAGAAGGTGTACAGCAGAAAGCTTCCGGCGGGAACTTGAACAGCACAATCAAGGATCGATATTTTAATTCTGCTTGTGCAACACCGGCTGTTATCTTTCCGGTGCTGCTAAAGCTGTATAACAATCACATTCGCAAAGTAGACAATACGGGGATGCGTATTTACTTTGAACAGTCGATTGGCGAATTGACAAACCTAATAGAAATGGGGAATAATCCGCTGCCGAAGCGTCTATCGCTGGAGGAGCAGGGAGTTTTTATTTTAGGGTATTATCATCAGACACAAAAACGTTTTGAGGGGAAAAAGAAGGAGGAAAAATAAAATGAGCGAAGCAATTAAGAACAGGTATGAGTTTGTAGTTCTTTTCGATGTGGAAAATGGAAACCCAAATGGGGACCCGGATGCAGGAAATATGCCTCGCATTGATCCGGAAACGGGGTATGGGATTGTGACTGATGTTTGCCTGAAAAGGAAGATTCGGAATTACATTGAAACGGTAAAAGACGGCAGTGAAGGGTATCAGATATACATAAAGGAAAGAGTACCGCTTAATCGGAGTGATAGAACAGCCTGCACGTATCTGGGCATCGGAACGGATGGCGAAGATAAAAAGATAGCGGATGGACTGAAGGAAGCAAAGAAGAAAGATGCAGATTTGGATCGTAAAATTAGAGACTTTATGTGCCGAAACTTCTATGATATCCGTACCTTTGGTGCCGTGATGACGACCTTTGTGAAAGCGGCCTTGAATTGCGGACAGGTGAGAGGACCGGTGCAGCTTGGATTTGCAAGGAGCATTGACCCGATTCTCCCACAGGAAGTAACAATTACTCGTGTTGCTATTACCACAGAAGCGGACGCGGAAAAGAAGGGAACTGAGATGGGAAGAAAGCATATCGTACCGTATGCTTTGTACCGTGCAGAGGGATATGTGTCAGCTAATTTAGCACAAAAATCAACTGGATTTTCAGAGGAAGATTTAGAACTGCTTTGGGAAGCTGTCATTAACATGTTTGAACATGACCATTCTGCAGCAAGAGGTAAAATGGCGGTTCGTGAACTGATTGTATTCAAACACGACAGCGAGCTCGGAAATGCGCCGTCGCATAAGCTATTTGATACGGTTCTTGTGCAAAGAAAACCAGATAGAGAGCTGGCACGCCGTTATGCGGATTATGAGGTCAAGATTGAAGAAGAGATGATTCCTGACGGAGTGACCTGCATTCGAAAGCTCTAGGACAGACTGATGAAAGAGTACAACGAAGAGGACTTTCTCTCTATTTCCGGAATCCAACATTTTATCTTTTGCAGGCGGCAATGGGCACTGATTCACATTGAACAGCAGTGGGATGAAAATGTGCGGACTGTGGAAGGAGAGCATCTGCACAAACGGGCGCATGACGAATCGATAAAGGAATCACGTGGTGATTTGATTGTATCCAGAGGTATTTCTGTATTTTCGAGGACTTTGGGAATGCGTGGAGTTTGTGATATAGTGGAATTCAGAAAGGATAAAAACGGAATTTCTCTGTTTGGAAGAGAAGGCTTGTTTATTCCGGTACCGGTTGAATATAAACGAGGACATCCAAAGGAACATGATGCAGACATTTTGCAACTTGTGGCACAGTGCATGTGCTTAGAAGAAATGCTAGCTTGTACCATTGAGAAAGCGTATCTCTATTATGACGAGATGAAGCGCAGACAGGAGGTTTTGCTGAGCGAAGAGCATCGGCAGAAGATAAGAAAAATCTCGCTCGAAATGCACGAATTATATGAGAGGCGGTATACGCCGAAAGTAAAGATGGGGAAAGGCTGCAAGGCATGTTCGCTTGAGAATCTCTGTATGCCGAAGCTGTGCGGAAAGCTTTCTGCCGTAAGCTACATTGAAGGGAGGGTGAAGGATTGAAAAAACTCCTGAATACGTTATATATTACCACTTTAGATGCCTATTTATCGTTAGACGGAGAAACGGTAATGGTACAAAAAGAAGGCGAAACCATAGGTCGTGTGCCTCTACATAATTTAGAAAATATTGTGACATTTGGCTATACAGGAGCAAGTCCTGCCTTAATGGGCGCCTGTGCAGATAGAAACATCGGTCTTTGTTTTATGACGAGGCATGGGCGCTTTCTCGCTCGTGTCGTTGGAATGAGTAAAGGAAATGTAGTGCTTCGGAAGATGCAATATGCAATTTCTGAGGAAGAAAAAGCTTGTTTTACTATTGCAAGAAACTGTATTTTCGGGAAAATTTATAATTCAAAATGGATTTTAGAGCGTGCGGCGCGTGATTATCCGATGCGTCTTGATGTCGACAAGCTGAAAGGGGCGTCGGAACAATTGAGCCGGTATCTAAATATCATTCGCGGAAAAGAGGAAGCGATTCCCTGTGAAGATTTAGAGCAACTGAGAGGCTTTGAAGGAAAATCAGCGACCGTCTATTTTTCTGTTGTGGATGATTTAATTTTACAGCAGAAGGATGCTTTTTTCTTCAAGGACCGAAATAAAAGACCTCCCCTTGACAATGTAAATGCGTTGCTCTCTTTTTTCTATACCCTGCTTTCGCACGATGTAGCAAGCGCCTTGGAAGCGGTTGGTTTTGACGCATACATTGGATTTCTGCATAGGGACAGGCCGGGACGTGTTTCTCTAGCATTGGATATGATGGAAGAACTGCGTTCTGTCTTGGTCGATCGTTTTGTCATTTCTCTGATTAATAAAAAACAAGTTACAGATACAGATTTTATGAAAAAGGAAAATGGTGCGATTTTACTAACCGATGAAGCGAGAAAGAAAGCCCTGAATGCGTGGCAGAGCAGAAAACAGGAAATGATTACCCATCCATTTTTGTCGGAAAAGATACCGTGGGGATTGGTTCCATATGTTCAGGCAATGCTGCTGGCTCGTTATATCAGAGGAGATTTAGAGGAGTATCCGCCATTTTTATGGAAGTAGGTGAAGAAAATTGTTTGTGCTGATTACATACGATGTAAATACACAGGATGCCGCAGGAAAAACTAGGCTTCGGAAAGTGGCGAAGCAATGCGTGAACTATGGACAGCGTGTTCAAAATTCCGTTTTTGAATGCGTGATTGACCCTGCGAAAATGAAGGCCCTGCAATATAAGCTGGAAAGTATCATCGATCCGGAAAAAGATAGCCTACGCTTTTATTATTTAGGGAAAAATTATAAAGAAAAAATTGAGCATGTAGGAGCAAAACCGTCTTATGATGTAGAAGGTGTGCTCATGCTTTAAAAAGCGGTGCGAATGCCAAGCTAACAGAAAATCCCGGGAGATTCGCACCAAGATTAAATGTAAAAGGATACTTATAATTAAAAATAAGGTAAAAAATTACTGGAATATATATACTAATAATAAAATATATGTAATATAAAAGCGTAATTTTGCCTTATTTTGCAGTCGCTCTCCGCAAGGAGGGCGTGGATTGAAATTTTGACGCGCGCTATTCCAAACGCCCTTTACAAGAGGTCGCTCTCCGCAAGGAGGGCGTGGATTGAAATTTATATTTACGGTTGATATTCCTTGCACACGATGTCGCTCTCCGCAAGGAGGGCGTGGATTGAAATCTGCGTGTGTATCAAGAATACGATCACCCGGCTTTGTCGCTCTCCGCAAGGAGGGCGTGGATTGAAATATAATATCTAATTACTCTACAATTGTCAAGTAAAGTCGCTCTCCGCAAGGAGGGCGTGGATTGAAATCAATTTGTTTTACCGCTATTTGTTTTGGTTGTTTAGTCGCTCTCCGCAAGGAGGGCGTGGATTGAAATAAGCCGCTTTCCGCCCTCCGACCTTAGAACCGAAGTCGCTCTCCGCAAGGAGGGCGTGGATTGAAATTTTTGATTGTTGCTGAGCAGCTAAATCAAATTGCGTCGCTCTCCGCAAGGAGGGCGTGGATTGAAATCTCGAAGGAACAAAACCTTTTGAAGAAGTTTATAGTCGCTCTCCGCAAGGAGGGCGTGGATTGAAATTGTGATAGCATTATCTCTCATCTGCTCCTGCAAAGGTCGCTCTCCGCAAGGAGGGCGTGGATTGAAATCTAACATGGTTAAAAAGTAACGGATTGATAGAAGTCGCTCTCCGCAAGGAGGGCGTGGATTGAAATCATTGTTTATTTTGACCTAATAAAGATATATTTCGAGGTCGCTCTCCGCAAGGAGGGCGTGGATTGAAATTCTATGTGAGAGAAACGTTTGCAATACACAATTGTGGTCGCTCTCCGCAAGGAGGGCGTGGATTGAAATTATTTCTGCGGTCTCCCTCATCGTCATTTGCCCCCCGTCGCTCTCCGCAAGGAGGGCGTGGATTGAAATCGCTTTTTTGCTCTGTGTTTTGCGGCTTGTTTGGTGGTCGCTCTCCGCAAGGAGGGCGTGGATTGAAATTGATACGCTTGATGGATTAAACGTACACGGTGGACGTCGCTCTCCGCAAGGAGGGCGTGGATTGAAATTGGTAGTAATACACTTACGCGGTCGTAATTATCGTCGCTCTCCGCAAGGAGGGCGTGGATTGAAATATGCTGCATCGCTCCATTCGTTCTATCTCTTTGCGTAGGATGATTACAAATTTTTATTTAGAAATTTTTTTATTTTATTATTGACATATGTCATAAACGGCGTATAATGAAAAATATAAATGACATATGTCAATAACTAATAAGGAGGTAAATGGTATGCCAAAAAGAGATGGAACCGGACCTTTTGGAACTGGAGTTACTTGCAGCGTTATGCCCGGAAGCGGATGTAGAATTGGAATGGGCATTCGAAGAAAATATGGAAACGGGATTGGAAGAGGTTTCGGATGTGCTTTTGGCTCTGGAAGAGGGTTTGGTTTGAATCAAGATTTGAAAGAAGGAGAAAGACAGAAGTTTCAAGGAGGAAAAATATTCCTTCAAAATCATTTAAAAACGATTGAGAAGCGATTGAAAGATTGAGAAGCGATTGAAAGATTGAGAAGCGATTGAAAGATTGAGAAGCGATTGAAAGATTGAGAAGCGATTGAAATATGATTAATAGGAAATAGTAAAAAGAGCAGAGAGGACTTAGAATATGCCAAGACCAAGAAAATGGAGGAAGGTTTGCTGTTTACCGGAAAGCAACCGATTTGGACCGCTTGATCTACCGCCAAATGCAGAAAATTTTGTTCATATGACAGTAGACGAATACGAAACGATCCGATTGATTGATTTAGAAGGGATGAACCAGGAGGAATGCGCAAAGCAAATGAACATTGCACGTACAACAGTTCAGGGAATTTATAATGAGGCAAGGAAAAAACTTGCGGAATCCTTGGTAAATGGTAAAGTACTTCGAATCGAAGGCGGTGAATATCAGCTCTGCAACAGCGATCAGACATCATGCGGAAGAGGCAGCTGCCATAGGCGCAGATGTGAAAGAATCATGGAGGAATGTAATGAAGATAGCAATACCGGTAAATGAGAATGATGTAAAAACGACGGTATGTCCATCCTTTGGGCGTACGCCATATTTTCTCATTTATAATACAGAAACAAGAGAAAGCAGCTTCTTGAATAACAGTGCAGCAGCCAGCCAGGGCGGCGCAGGAATTCTAGCAGCACAAACATTAGTAGATCAACAGGTAGAGTCCGTTTTGACGCCAAGATGCGGAAAAAATGCCGCAGACGTTTTACAGGCCGCTCAAGTGAAGTTGTATCGGACAATGAATGATTCCATTGAAGATAATCTTACGGCTTTTCAGGCAAAGGCTCTTTCGCCGTTAGCGGAAATTCACCCAGGCTTTCACAATCATGGAGGAAAATAATATGAAGATCGCTGTACTGAGCGGAAAAGGAGGGACCGGAAAAACATTAGTATCGGTTAATCTGGCTTCCGTAGCGGATACGTGTTCTTATATGGATTGTGATGTGGAAGAGCCAAACGGGAACTTCTTTTTTAAGCCGAAAGAGGTTAAAGAAAAAAAGGTATCGGTTTGTATTCCTGTCTTTGACAATACAAAATGCACCGGCTGTCGCAAATGCGTTGATTTTTGTAAGTTTAATGCATTAGCGTACATTAAGGATCGTGTATTTATCTTTGAAGAAGTCTGTCATTCTTGCGGAGGATGTGTCTTGCTTTGTCCAGAAGATGCAGTTTCAGAAAAAAAGAAAGTAATTGGAACGCTAGAAGCAGGCGTGTCAGAGCAGGTACATGTTCATACGGGAACGATGAAAACAGGCGAAGTATCCGGTGTTCCGATTATAAAGGAAATGCTTGAAAATCCATTGACGCCAAAAGATGCTATGACTTTTATTGATTGCCCGCCGGGAAGTGCCTGTATTGTAATGGAAAGCATAAAAGATGTAGATTTTTGTGTACTTGTGGCTGAGCCAACCGTATTTGGTGTTCATAATTTAAGTATGGTATATGAATTGGTGAAATTATTTAAAAAGCCACATGGCGTAATATTAAATAAATGTATGGATGCAGAAAATCCGGCTGAGGCGTATTGTCTTGAACATCGGATTCCAATTTTAGGACGTATCCCATTTGATAAAGAACTCGGTGCTTTAAACTCAGATGCAAAGATAGTATCCAGAGAAAGTGAAAAATACCACAGCTTGTTTTCATCGCTGCTTCAAAATATAATGAAGGAGGTGGCACAATGAAACAACTGTTGATTCTAAGCGGAAAAGGTGGAACCGGGAAAACGACAATTGCGAGTGCATTTATCCGTTTAACGGAGGTGGAAGCTTATGCAGATTGTGATGTAGATGCCCCGAACCTTCATTTGATTATGAATCAGGATATGCCTTCCACTAAAACAGAGTATTACGGAATGCCAAAAGCAGAAATTGATTCAGAAGTTTGCATTCAGTGTGGTCAGTGTAGACAAAACTGCCGTTTTGATGCCATCAAATCGGAGCAAGCGTATCAGGTGGATCCTTTTGCCTGTGAAGGCTGTGGTGTTTGTGAAGCAATTTGTCCGGTCGAGGCCATTTCTTTAAAACCACACATTGCCGGGGAATTGAGTTTGTATAAGGATGAAACGCATGTGTTCTCGACGGCACAATTAAAAATGGGAAGCGGAACTTCTGGGAAATTAGTCACTGAAGTAAAAAATCAAATGAAATCATCTGCTAAAAATGCAGAATTTGCAATTGTAGATGGTTCTCCGGGTATTGGCTGCCCTGTTATTGCATCCTTAAGCGGCGTGGACATGGTGTTGATTGTGGCCGAACCATCGATTTCAGGAATCAGTGATATGAAACGAATATTAGAAACTGCAAAAATCTTTCAGGTTAAAACGGCTGTTTGCATCAATAAATACGATACAAATCCGTTGAATTCGAAAGAGATTGAAAAATTCTGCAAGGAGCAGCAGGTTCCGTTTATCGGTAAAGTACCTTTTGATTCAAAGGCGGTGGAGGCGATCAATCACGGAAAAACGATTGCGGATATAGATTGTATATCGGGAGATGCAGTTAAAGGGATTTACCAGAATGCAGTTCATTTACTTTTCAATAATAATTGAAGAGAGAATGCATAAAATATAGGAAAAATAAAAAGAAGCGAAACAGGGAGTCAGAAAGACAGACTCTGGTAAAACAAAAAAATGAAGATGTGAAAATGGAGGAATGAAACATGAGAATCGCAGTAGCAAGTGAAAAAGGTATGGTTACAGGTCATTTTGGACATTGTGAAGGATTTATAATTTTCGATGAAAAGAATAATGAGATCATTGCAGAGGAAATGGTGCCAAACCCTGGGCATAAACCTGGATTTTTACCAAATTTTTTAGCAGATCGGGGTGTTGATGTCATTATATCCGGCGGAATGGGCGGCGGAGCTGTTGATATATTTAATGAAAGAAATGTAGAAGTAATTATAGGGGCAAGCGGCGATGCGAAAAAAGCAGCGAAATCCTATTTAGCGGGTGAACTAAAATCAACCGGTTCTATCTGTCATGAGCATGCACATCACGATGAATGTGGAAATGAATAAGCGTGTTGCTTAGATAACACGAAGAAGAATAGCAAAATAAAAAATCCAGATAGATTCTGGATTTTTTATTTACTCGTTTATGAGGAAATTCCAATCAAATAATTGATGAACTGCTGAGCGGTACGTCCTGAAATTCCGCCATGACGCATTTCCCACATCCGTGCGGAGTCGATCAGTTCTTCATCGGTTAGTGTAATTTCCGGATGTTTTCTTGCCAGTGTTGTGACAATCTTGTAAAACTCATCTCGTGAAGGCTTATAATATCCGATTGTAATACCAAATCTTCCGACTAAGGATAATTTTTCCTGCATCGTATCAGAGCGGTGCAGTTCATCCTGTGACATATCGGAACGATCACTCCAGGTTTCTCGAATAAGATGGCGCCGATTGGAGGTCGCATATATCAATATATTTTCCGGCTTTATTTCCAATCCACCTTCAATTACAGCTTTTAAATATTTGTATTCAATTTCAAACTCTTCAAAGGAAAGGTCATCCATATAAATAATAAATCGATAGTTGCGGTCTTTTATTGCATTGATGACTTTTGATAAATCTTTAAATTCATGCTTATATATCTCTATCATACGAAGTCCCTGGCCATAATACTGATTTAATATCGCTTTAATGCTGGTAGATTTTCCGGTTCCTGCATCTCCGTATAAGAGAACATTGTTTGCTTTTTTTCCTGTCACAAAAGCTTCGGTGTTTTGTATCAATTGTTTTTTCTGATTTTCATAGCCGATCAAATCATCAAGCACCACCTCTCCAGTTGTGGTAATTGGGATTAGAAAATCCGAATCATCTCTATTCGAAATGCGGAAGGCTTTATTCAGTCCAAACTTACCGACGCCATAAGCTTTATAAAAGTCCGTAACAATGGAATACATTGTTTTTTCATCTTCTGCCTGCTCCATCATAAGGCTGAGCTTTTGGACCTTTTCACTGACGCTTTTATTAAAGATCTGTTCTTTCTTAGTGACCGCTTTATAGTTTTGAATCGTCGTAAAACAATTGATATTCAGTTCTTGTTCCAGCCGTGTAAAATCATAGTCAAACAGCTGTTTAAAGATAGAGAAATCATTTACAGCAAATTCGTTTACCGTACCCTCGACAGCTCCGATTTTTTCTGAGACAAGGGTAAATGGGTTTTCTGTCATAGCTAGTAAAAATGCTAAATAATTATGCCACAAATTTTTATCGAAGCCATATTTGGTTGAAATTTCTAAAAGACGATGGACTTGAATCAAAATATCGGCAATCAGTTTTTCTTTTTCATATTTTCCTTCTGTGAATCGTCGAACGATATTGGATAATTGAAATAATATGCTATCATTACCGATGTTTCTGTAAATAAGTAATTTAGATGTTAAATGATGCATTCTTATTTTCTCCTTAACATTTCTTCGAGGCAATATCTTTAAAGTGAAATGATTTTTGCCCTTGTGCGTAATCAGATACAATTTGGCCGTTTCCGAATAGTTTATATTTGTATGTAACTAATCCGTCGAGTCCGACCGGACCTCTAGCGTGTAATTTTCCGGTACTGATGCCGACTTCTGCACCGAATCCGTAACGGAATCCGTCAGCAAAGCGTGTAGAGCAATTTTGATAGACACCGGCAGAGTCAACAAGAAGCATAAAACGCTCTGCTGTTTTGGAATCTTCTGTGAGGATGCAGTCGGTATGGTGTGAGCCATAATAATTAATATGAGCAATTGCTGCATCTAGGCCTGATACAATTTTAACCGAAATGACATAGTCAGAATATTCTGTTCTGAAATTCGGGTCTGCATTGTTTTTCAGAG
Proteins encoded in this window:
- the cas4 gene encoding CRISPR-associated protein Cas4, with the translated sequence MKEYNEEDFLSISGIQHFIFCRRQWALIHIEQQWDENVRTVEGEHLHKRAHDESIKESRGDLIVSRGISVFSRTLGMRGVCDIVEFRKDKNGISLFGREGLFIPVPVEYKRGHPKEHDADILQLVAQCMCLEEMLACTIEKAYLYYDEMKRRQEVLLSEEHRQKIRKISLEMHELYERRYTPKVKMGKGCKACSLENLCMPKLCGKLSAVSYIEGRVKD
- a CDS encoding NifB/NifX family molybdenum-iron cluster-binding protein — protein: MRIAVASEKGMVTGHFGHCEGFIIFDEKNNEIIAEEMVPNPGHKPGFLPNFLADRGVDVIISGGMGGGAVDIFNERNVEVIIGASGDAKKAAKSYLAGELKSTGSICHEHAHHDECGNE
- a CDS encoding ATP-binding protein, coding for MKQLLILSGKGGTGKTTIASAFIRLTEVEAYADCDVDAPNLHLIMNQDMPSTKTEYYGMPKAEIDSEVCIQCGQCRQNCRFDAIKSEQAYQVDPFACEGCGVCEAICPVEAISLKPHIAGELSLYKDETHVFSTAQLKMGSGTSGKLVTEVKNQMKSSAKNAEFAIVDGSPGIGCPVIASLSGVDMVLIVAEPSISGISDMKRILETAKIFQVKTAVCINKYDTNPLNSKEIEKFCKEQQVPFIGKVPFDSKAVEAINHGKTIADIDCISGDAVKGIYQNAVHLLFNNN
- a CDS encoding 4Fe-4S binding protein: MKIAVLSGKGGTGKTLVSVNLASVADTCSYMDCDVEEPNGNFFFKPKEVKEKKVSVCIPVFDNTKCTGCRKCVDFCKFNALAYIKDRVFIFEEVCHSCGGCVLLCPEDAVSEKKKVIGTLEAGVSEQVHVHTGTMKTGEVSGVPIIKEMLENPLTPKDAMTFIDCPPGSACIVMESIKDVDFCVLVAEPTVFGVHNLSMVYELVKLFKKPHGVILNKCMDAENPAEAYCLEHRIPILGRIPFDKELGALNSDAKIVSRESEKYHSLFSSLLQNIMKEVAQ
- a CDS encoding ATP-binding protein, which produces MHHLTSKLLIYRNIGNDSILFQLSNIVRRFTEGKYEKEKLIADILIQVHRLLEISTKYGFDKNLWHNYLAFLLAMTENPFTLVSEKIGAVEGTVNEFAVNDFSIFKQLFDYDFTRLEQELNINCFTTIQNYKAVTKKEQIFNKSVSEKVQKLSLMMEQAEDEKTMYSIVTDFYKAYGVGKFGLNKAFRISNRDDSDFLIPITTTGEVVLDDLIGYENQKKQLIQNTEAFVTGKKANNVLLYGDAGTGKSTSIKAILNQYYGQGLRMIEIYKHEFKDLSKVINAIKDRNYRFIIYMDDLSFEEFEIEYKYLKAVIEGGLEIKPENILIYATSNRRHLIRETWSDRSDMSQDELHRSDTMQEKLSLVGRFGITIGYYKPSRDEFYKIVTTLARKHPEITLTDEELIDSARMWEMRHGGISGRTAQQFINYLIGISS
- a CDS encoding NifB/NifX family molybdenum-iron cluster-binding protein; the protein is MKIAIPVNENDVKTTVCPSFGRTPYFLIYNTETRESSFLNNSAAASQGGAGILAAQTLVDQQVESVLTPRCGKNAADVLQAAQVKLYRTMNDSIEDNLTAFQAKALSPLAEIHPGFHNHGGK
- a CDS encoding DUF134 domain-containing protein, whose amino-acid sequence is MPRPRKWRKVCCLPESNRFGPLDLPPNAENFVHMTVDEYETIRLIDLEGMNQEECAKQMNIARTTVQGIYNEARKKLAESLVNGKVLRIEGGEYQLCNSDQTSCGRGSCHRRRCERIMEECNEDSNTGK
- the cas7c gene encoding type I-C CRISPR-associated protein Cas7/Csd2, with product MSEAIKNRYEFVVLFDVENGNPNGDPDAGNMPRIDPETGYGIVTDVCLKRKIRNYIETVKDGSEGYQIYIKERVPLNRSDRTACTYLGIGTDGEDKKIADGLKEAKKKDADLDRKIRDFMCRNFYDIRTFGAVMTTFVKAALNCGQVRGPVQLGFARSIDPILPQEVTITRVAITTEADAEKKGTEMGRKHIVPYALYRAEGYVSANLAQKSTGFSEEDLELLWEAVINMFEHDHSAARGKMAVRELIVFKHDSELGNAPSHKLFDTVLVQRKPDRELARRYADYEVKIEEEMIPDGVTCIRKL
- the cas2 gene encoding CRISPR-associated endonuclease Cas2, with the translated sequence MFVLITYDVNTQDAAGKTRLRKVAKQCVNYGQRVQNSVFECVIDPAKMKALQYKLESIIDPEKDSLRFYYLGKNYKEKIEHVGAKPSYDVEGVLML
- a CDS encoding DUF5320 domain-containing protein encodes the protein MPKRDGTGPFGTGVTCSVMPGSGCRIGMGIRRKYGNGIGRGFGCAFGSGRGFGLNQDLKEGERQKFQGGKIFLQNHLKTIEKRLKD
- the cas1c gene encoding type I-C CRISPR-associated endonuclease Cas1c; translation: MKKLLNTLYITTLDAYLSLDGETVMVQKEGETIGRVPLHNLENIVTFGYTGASPALMGACADRNIGLCFMTRHGRFLARVVGMSKGNVVLRKMQYAISEEEKACFTIARNCIFGKIYNSKWILERAARDYPMRLDVDKLKGASEQLSRYLNIIRGKEEAIPCEDLEQLRGFEGKSATVYFSVVDDLILQQKDAFFFKDRNKRPPLDNVNALLSFFYTLLSHDVASALEAVGFDAYIGFLHRDRPGRVSLALDMMEELRSVLVDRFVISLINKKQVTDTDFMKKENGAILLTDEARKKALNAWQSRKQEMITHPFLSEKIPWGLVPYVQAMLLARYIRGDLEEYPPFLWK